The Thermobispora bispora DSM 43833 genome window below encodes:
- a CDS encoding uracil-DNA glycosylase, whose translation MSFVPPGSGWPGDPAAPETPVAHGAAEVAKLAAESRTLGELTARQSVCRACPRLVEWRETVADVKRRAFATERYWGRPVPGWGEERPHTVIVGLAPAAHGGNRTGRIFTGDRSGDWLFASLYRTGLAAQETSTHAADGQRLLGARVLAAVRCAPPANRPTSEERDACRPWLSRELALVAESVRVIVALGGFAWDALWPALADAGFTRPPRRPRFGHGAEVALEYRGAKVTLLGCYHPSQQNTFTGRVTADMLDAVFSRAVALARESRR comes from the coding sequence ATGAGCTTCGTTCCTCCCGGTTCCGGATGGCCGGGCGACCCGGCGGCTCCCGAGACGCCCGTCGCCCACGGGGCGGCCGAGGTCGCCAAGCTCGCGGCGGAGAGCCGTACGCTCGGCGAGCTGACCGCCCGGCAGTCGGTGTGCCGCGCCTGCCCGCGGCTGGTGGAGTGGCGGGAGACCGTCGCGGACGTGAAACGGCGGGCGTTCGCCACCGAGCGGTACTGGGGCCGCCCGGTGCCCGGCTGGGGGGAGGAGCGGCCGCACACGGTCATCGTGGGGCTCGCCCCCGCCGCGCACGGCGGCAACCGGACCGGCCGGATCTTCACCGGTGACCGCAGCGGCGACTGGCTGTTCGCCTCGCTCTACCGCACCGGCCTCGCCGCCCAGGAGACGAGCACCCACGCGGCGGACGGGCAGCGCCTGCTCGGCGCCCGGGTGCTGGCCGCGGTCCGGTGCGCCCCGCCGGCGAACCGGCCGACCAGCGAGGAGCGGGACGCCTGCCGGCCGTGGCTCTCCCGGGAGCTCGCCCTGGTCGCCGAGTCGGTGCGGGTGATCGTCGCGCTGGGCGGGTTCGCCTGGGACGCGCTCTGGCCCGCGCTCGCCGACGCCGGGTTCACCCGCCCGCCGCGGCGGCCCCGGTTCGGGCACGGCGCCGAGGTCGCCCTGGAGTACCGCGGGGCGAAGGTGACCCTGCTGGGGTGCTACCACCCGAGCCAGCAGAACACCTTCACCGGCCGGGTCACGGCGGACATGCTCGACGCGGTCTTCAGCCGCGCGGTCGCGCTCGCGCGCGAGAGCCGGAGGTAG
- a CDS encoding Ppx/GppA phosphatase family protein gives MKRVAAIDCGTNSVRLLIADLSADGLADVERRMEIVRLGEGVDRTGRLAPEALERTFAALRGYANLIQKHTRAGERIPVRVVATSATRDAENRDEFVTGVREIFGVDPEVISGAEEAHLSFTGATRGLGPQVAPEGGPYLVTDIGGGSTEFVVGTDRVEGALSVDIGCVRLTERHLAGDPPDPAEVRAAVADIDAALDRVEAAVPVRRARTLVGLAGSVTTVAGIALGLPAYEPERIHHSRIPAEQVHAVTERLLRMPRAERAAIPVMHPGRVDVIGGGALILDRIVERYGFREVLVSEHDILDGIAWSLG, from the coding sequence ATGAAGCGGGTCGCGGCCATCGACTGCGGGACCAACTCGGTGCGGCTGCTCATCGCGGACCTCTCCGCCGATGGGCTCGCCGACGTCGAGCGCCGCATGGAGATCGTCCGCCTCGGCGAGGGCGTGGACCGGACCGGGCGGCTCGCCCCCGAGGCCCTGGAGCGGACGTTCGCCGCGCTGCGCGGCTACGCGAACCTGATCCAGAAGCACACCCGCGCGGGGGAGCGGATCCCGGTCCGGGTGGTCGCCACCTCCGCGACCCGGGACGCGGAGAACCGGGACGAGTTCGTCACCGGGGTCCGCGAGATCTTCGGGGTGGACCCCGAGGTGATCTCCGGCGCCGAGGAGGCCCACCTCTCGTTCACCGGCGCCACCCGCGGCCTGGGCCCGCAGGTCGCGCCGGAGGGCGGGCCGTACCTGGTGACCGACATCGGCGGCGGCTCGACCGAGTTCGTGGTCGGGACGGACCGCGTCGAGGGCGCGCTCTCCGTGGACATCGGGTGCGTCCGGCTCACCGAGCGGCACCTGGCGGGCGACCCGCCCGATCCGGCGGAGGTGCGGGCCGCGGTGGCCGACATCGACGCGGCGCTCGACCGGGTCGAGGCCGCGGTGCCGGTGCGGCGGGCCCGGACCCTGGTCGGGCTGGCCGGCTCGGTCACCACCGTGGCCGGCATCGCCCTGGGGCTCCCCGCCTACGAGCCGGAGCGCATCCACCACTCCCGCATCCCGGCCGAGCAGGTTCACGCGGTCACCGAGCGGCTGCTGCGGATGCCCCGCGCGGAGCGGGCCGCCATCCCGGTCATGCACCCCGGGCGGGTCGACGTGATCGGCGGCGGCGCGCTCATCCTCGACCGCATCGTCGAGCGGTACGGCTTCCGCGAGGTCCTGGTGAGCGAGCACGACATCCTCGACGGGATCGCCTGGTCGCTCGGCTGA
- a CDS encoding DUF501 domain-containing protein, which produces MRSVDPKDLAAIREQLGREPRAVRRVAHRCPCGLPDVVETAPRLPDGTPFPTLFYLTCPRAASAIGRLEASGLMKRMTARLAEDPELAAAYRAAHEDYLTRRERAAHEEGVEPLPEGTQSAGGMPTRVKCLHALVAHELAVPGVNPFGREALEQLPEWWAKGPCVPEERLQ; this is translated from the coding sequence GTGAGATCCGTGGATCCCAAAGACCTGGCGGCGATCCGGGAGCAGCTCGGGCGGGAGCCGCGCGCGGTGCGGCGGGTGGCGCACCGGTGCCCGTGCGGGCTCCCCGACGTGGTGGAGACCGCGCCCCGGCTGCCCGACGGCACCCCGTTCCCGACGCTGTTCTACCTGACCTGCCCGAGGGCCGCCTCGGCGATCGGCAGGCTCGAGGCGTCCGGCCTGATGAAGCGGATGACGGCGAGGCTCGCCGAGGACCCTGAGCTCGCCGCCGCCTACCGGGCCGCCCACGAGGACTACCTGACCCGGCGGGAGCGGGCGGCCCATGAGGAGGGCGTGGAGCCGCTGCCCGAGGGGACGCAGAGCGCCGGGGGCATGCCCACCCGGGTCAAGTGCCTCCACGCGCTGGTCGCGCACGAGCTCGCCGTCCCCGGCGTGAACCCGTTCGGCCGGGAGGCGCTCGAGCAGCTTCCCGAATGGTGGGCGAAGGGCCCGTGCGTGCCGGAGGAGAGGCTGCAATGA
- a CDS encoding septum formation initiator family protein, with the protein MAKRSQLTGRAAILAVVVCAIAMSLAYPVREYVAQRRQIAQLEEQQARALQRLRELEERRRMLEDPEYIKRLAKERLHYCEVGAKCYVVFNRNAGDAAEQKGEKKSGRPAWYITLWRSVEAADRGGGTVEAAER; encoded by the coding sequence ATGGCGAAGCGATCGCAGCTGACCGGGCGGGCCGCGATCCTCGCGGTGGTCGTCTGCGCGATCGCCATGTCCCTCGCCTACCCCGTGCGGGAGTACGTCGCCCAGCGGCGGCAGATCGCCCAGCTCGAGGAGCAGCAGGCGCGGGCCCTGCAGCGCCTCCGCGAGCTGGAGGAGCGCCGCCGCATGCTCGAGGACCCGGAGTACATCAAGCGCCTCGCCAAGGAGCGGCTCCACTACTGCGAGGTGGGCGCGAAGTGCTACGTGGTCTTCAACCGCAACGCGGGCGACGCGGCGGAGCAGAAGGGGGAGAAGAAGTCCGGCCGGCCCGCCTGGTACATCACGCTGTGGCGGTCGGTCGAGGCGGCCGACCGCGGCGGCGGGACGGTCGAGGCGGCGGAGCGATGA
- the eno gene encoding phosphopyruvate hydratase has translation MAAIEAVTAREILDSRGNPTVEVEVLLEDYSTGRAAVPSGASTGQFEAVELRDGDKRRYLGKGVEKAVLGVTDEIAEEIIGLEAEEQRVVDQTMIDLDGTPNKGRLGANAILGVSLAVAKAAAESADLPLFRYIGGPNAHVLPVPMMNILNGGAHADTNVDIQEFMIAPIGAETFSEALRMGVETYHALKSVLKEKGYATGLGDEGGFAPNLPSNREALDLIMSAIERAGFRPGDDVALALDVAASEFHSDGVYTIEGKGRSSEELIAFYEELLGAYPLVSIEDPLNEEDWEGWKAITAALGDKVQLVGDDLFVTNPERLRRGIEEGAANALLVKVNQIGTLTETLDAVDLAHRNGYRCMMSHRSGETEDTTIADLAVATNCGQIKTGAPARSERVAKYNQLLRIEELLGDAARYAGRSAFPRFRR, from the coding sequence GTGGCTGCCATCGAGGCCGTTACCGCCCGCGAGATCCTCGACTCGCGGGGCAATCCCACCGTGGAGGTCGAGGTCCTGCTCGAGGACTACAGCACCGGACGCGCCGCCGTGCCGAGCGGTGCCTCGACCGGTCAGTTCGAGGCAGTGGAACTGCGTGACGGGGACAAGCGCCGCTACCTCGGCAAGGGGGTGGAGAAGGCCGTCCTCGGGGTCACCGACGAGATCGCTGAGGAGATCATCGGGCTGGAGGCCGAGGAGCAGCGGGTCGTCGACCAGACGATGATCGACCTCGACGGGACGCCGAACAAGGGCCGGCTCGGCGCGAACGCGATCCTCGGGGTCTCGCTCGCCGTGGCCAAGGCGGCGGCGGAGAGCGCCGACCTGCCGCTCTTCCGGTACATCGGCGGCCCCAACGCGCACGTGCTGCCCGTGCCGATGATGAACATCCTCAACGGCGGGGCGCACGCCGACACCAACGTCGACATCCAGGAGTTCATGATCGCGCCGATCGGGGCGGAGACCTTCTCCGAGGCGCTGCGGATGGGCGTCGAGACCTACCACGCCCTCAAGAGCGTGCTCAAGGAGAAGGGGTACGCCACCGGCCTCGGCGACGAGGGAGGGTTCGCGCCCAACCTGCCGTCCAACCGGGAGGCGCTCGACCTGATCATGAGCGCGATCGAGCGGGCCGGCTTCCGGCCGGGCGACGACGTGGCGCTCGCCCTCGACGTGGCCGCGAGCGAGTTCCACTCCGACGGGGTCTACACGATCGAGGGCAAGGGCCGCTCGTCGGAGGAGCTGATCGCCTTCTACGAGGAGCTCCTCGGCGCCTACCCCCTGGTCTCCATCGAGGACCCGCTCAACGAGGAGGACTGGGAGGGCTGGAAGGCGATCACCGCGGCGCTCGGGGACAAGGTCCAGCTCGTCGGTGACGACCTGTTCGTCACCAACCCGGAGCGGCTGCGGCGCGGCATCGAGGAGGGCGCGGCCAACGCGCTGCTGGTCAAGGTGAACCAGATCGGCACGCTCACCGAGACCCTCGACGCCGTCGACCTCGCCCACCGCAACGGCTACCGGTGCATGATGAGCCACCGGTCGGGTGAGACCGAGGACACCACGATCGCCGACCTCGCCGTGGCGACCAACTGCGGCCAGATCAAGACCGGTGCCCCGGCCCGGTCGGAGCGGGTGGCCAAGTACAACCAGCTCCTGCGGATCGAGGAGCTGCTCGGCGACGCCGCCCGGTACGCGGGCCGTTCGGCGTTCCCCCGGTTCCGGCGGTAA
- a CDS encoding MazG family protein, with product MPLLVVTTSPRVPPGLLTPAAWQALQRGRVLTGSESHPYLPYLEEAGIRVEVVEPDPAALVAECRDATIVWLAAQDGEEDLMRAVGRAALASAEPPVIEVVPGSYDLPGARMLDLVRVMDRLRRECPWDRKQTHESLAPYLVEEAYEVLETLEQGDRGALREELGDLLLQVVFHARVAQERPPEEDGFDIDDVAVGIVDKLVRRHPHVFSGVKVSGADEVSDNWEAIKAAERAAKGEPDSVLAGVPMGQPALSLAAQLLRRAARGGVPAELAENLSSPLGARLFALVRQAVADGLDPEAELRAAAREYRGRVEEWERNERRSGPGDGRRDD from the coding sequence ATGCCCTTGCTCGTGGTCACCACGTCGCCGCGGGTCCCGCCCGGGCTGCTCACCCCGGCGGCGTGGCAGGCGCTCCAGCGCGGCCGGGTCCTGACAGGATCGGAGAGCCACCCGTACCTGCCCTACCTGGAGGAGGCGGGGATCCGGGTCGAGGTGGTCGAGCCCGACCCCGCGGCGCTCGTCGCGGAGTGCCGGGACGCCACGATCGTCTGGCTCGCCGCCCAGGACGGCGAGGAGGACCTGATGCGCGCGGTGGGCCGGGCGGCGCTCGCCTCGGCCGAGCCGCCGGTCATCGAGGTCGTCCCCGGCTCCTACGACCTGCCCGGGGCGCGGATGCTCGACCTGGTCCGGGTGATGGACCGGCTCCGCCGGGAGTGCCCGTGGGATCGCAAGCAGACCCACGAGTCGCTCGCGCCGTACCTCGTCGAGGAGGCGTACGAGGTGCTGGAGACCCTTGAGCAGGGGGACCGCGGCGCGCTCCGGGAGGAGCTCGGCGACCTGCTGCTCCAGGTGGTCTTCCACGCCCGGGTGGCCCAGGAGCGGCCGCCCGAGGAGGACGGGTTCGACATCGACGACGTCGCGGTCGGCATCGTGGACAAGCTCGTCCGCCGCCACCCGCACGTGTTCTCCGGGGTCAAGGTCTCCGGCGCCGACGAGGTGAGCGACAACTGGGAGGCGATCAAGGCGGCCGAGCGGGCGGCGAAGGGCGAGCCGGACTCGGTGCTGGCCGGGGTGCCCATGGGCCAGCCCGCGCTCTCGCTCGCCGCGCAGCTCCTGCGCCGGGCGGCCCGGGGCGGCGTCCCCGCCGAGCTCGCCGAGAACCTGTCCTCCCCGCTGGGCGCCCGCCTGTTCGCGCTGGTACGGCAGGCCGTGGCGGACGGGCTGGACCCGGAGGCCGAGCTGCGGGCGGCGGCTCGGGAGTACCGCGGCCGGGTCGAGGAGTGGGAGCGGAACGAGCGGCGCTCCGGGCCGGGGGACGGGCGCCGCGACGACTGA
- a CDS encoding SurA N-terminal domain-containing protein has protein sequence MKSNRVRMAVAAVVAGVALSGCGVQQAGTAAYVGNYRISSSELDAQVREFHKALARNGMTERQLGFGLSLPQMVLYRMANAKQFIEYGKRAGVTITQRQVDDTVIARGGDKEMEKILLVNGIPPSMRDDAIRAMLIQQTLVQRLGAGQDEESQNQAYRKLVEQADAAVPVRFNPRYGKWDPERGFVPDDRFGAVPTEGPLG, from the coding sequence GTGAAGTCGAACCGTGTGCGCATGGCCGTGGCCGCGGTCGTGGCCGGCGTGGCGTTGAGCGGCTGCGGTGTCCAGCAGGCGGGGACCGCGGCATACGTGGGCAACTACCGCATCTCCTCGAGCGAACTGGACGCCCAGGTCCGTGAGTTCCACAAGGCGCTCGCCAGGAACGGCATGACCGAGCGTCAGCTCGGCTTCGGCCTCTCCCTGCCGCAGATGGTCCTGTACCGGATGGCGAACGCCAAGCAGTTCATCGAGTACGGCAAGCGCGCCGGCGTCACGATCACCCAGCGGCAGGTCGACGACACGGTGATCGCCCGCGGCGGCGACAAGGAGATGGAGAAGATCCTCCTGGTCAACGGCATCCCGCCGTCCATGCGGGACGACGCGATCCGCGCGATGCTCATCCAGCAGACCCTGGTCCAGCGGCTCGGCGCCGGGCAGGACGAGGAGAGCCAGAACCAGGCGTACCGGAAGCTGGTCGAGCAGGCGGACGCGGCGGTGCCGGTCAGGTTCAACCCGAGGTACGGCAAGTGGGATCCGGAGCGGGGGTTCGTCCCGGACGACCGGTTCGGGGCGGTTCCCACCGAGGGGCCGCTGGGCTGA